The following nucleotide sequence is from Eschrichtius robustus isolate mEscRob2 chromosome 10, mEscRob2.pri, whole genome shotgun sequence.
CCCCGTCCCCTCTGGCGGGTTACGTGGCAAAGCCGTGGGCTGACGAGGATTTTCTGGGAGATGGATAATTATACCTCTCGGTTCCTGAGAGGTGAGTCATTTGTTGGTTCGTTCGTTCACTTTGGACAGCTCCGCCAGGCTGAGCcttgtggggggcaggggcgTCCTGCCTGGGGCCGTGAGACCCGGACGCCCGGGTCCATGCCCAGGGGGTGTGCAGGCCCAGCCTGGGTCGGGGAGGCAGGGTGGGTGCCGTCCAGAAGGGAGCGGGCTCTGCAGAGGCATCTGTGTGGGTCCAGCCACGGAAGACAGGAGGgcaggagcgggggtgggggtctgGCTCTCCTGATGCGGGTGGGCCTGAGCGAAGGTAGGGAGGCGGGAAGAGCTGGGCAGGCGGCCGAACTGAGCCGGGCGTCCACCTGCCATCTTCACCTTCTGAGTGTGATGTAAAGGATGGACGTCTGTCTCCTTCGGGGGAGGTCGTCCCAGGCCGGGTGTGGCCGCTGAAGGCTGGGCAGGGCGTTGGCGTGAGTGGACATCCCACTGGGAAGTGTGCCCGCGATGGAGCACCAGCAGGCATCCCCCCCGGGGCCCCCGATCCGTGACGCCCTTGGGGCCACGGTGCCTTGGGacttctccttccgggcggcagacagGAACACTGTCCCTGACTCAGCGGTGGGGAGGCCCTGCACAGGACACTCACACGGGGCACTTTGCTGGTCTCTGGGCAGCAGGGAGGAGGGCTGTTTCTGGTGTTCGATGGCCCCTGTTAGCATTTCCCACCCAGCTTGGAGGGTCTGCTGTCTCCCGGGGGCAGCCCCGAACCCCCCAGGGTCACAGAAACAAAGAGGGTGCTGGGGGAGACCAGCCTAGTGTCCTgcttctcccctgccctccctcctccagacGGAACCCTCAGGGAACCCCACCCCAAATTCTCAAAACCCTCGTGGGATGAGAACTTGGTCTGGGGCTCTGGTGGGCACACACGCTCTCGCGAGATTTCCAAGGACCCACTTTCTTCTTACTTTTGGTTGCTGTAGATGTTGGCTAACCTGGACGTAATGTCCAGTCCCTTTGTCCTCTGTCTGTCCTCCCGCAGATGGGGGGTGTGGACAGGGCCGGGCAGACTTGCTGTCTGCAGGGACCCTCGCCTGTCTGCAGACTCACCTACCTGCCCTGCAAGTGATGGCCTCGGGCCTTGAGGGGACAGGTATTTCAGTGGGAAAGTATGCAATTCCTCCTGAAAGGGGAACAGGCAAAATATACACTGGGAAGGGATGGACGAGTAAAAATAGTTGAGTTCCTTTTTCGAATCTGGGCCAGAGGCAGCAGCCTGGGGGGCGGCACCGCTGGGGCTTAGGAGCGGGGCAGCATGACTTGATGGGAATTTGGGTGTAAAGCTGCCTTTCTTCTGCTTGCAGTTGGCTCTTAATCCCGGTCCAAGGCCTCCGCGTTGCCCAGATACAAGCTCTCCTGACAACACAAAGAGACAGCGGCACCAGGCGCTGGGCTGGGGGTCCGGGGAGTCCACTTCTCCAGTCTTGTTCAGTGATGCTGATGGATTTGCTCGCCCCACTTTAAGTTTGGGGAGAGAGTGGGAGGCACCCCAGACAGCGCAGAGGTGGCCATGGGCCCCTCCCCGAGGCCGGGCCCACCTCACTTGGCGGGATGACTCCCTGCTAAACCACGGTCCCTGGGTTAAGTCACTGGCAATCTTCTGAAAACGCGCAGGTCTCCTCTGAACTTTGCAGAGTGACCTCTACATCTGCTAATACAGTGGCAGTTTAGCAGagcaggcagagctggggagTTACACGCAGGCctggcctggaagaaatggagggcGTCCCAGAAGGCACACGTCCCCGCAGGGCAGGGCCCACTGCCTACGTCGAGGGGCCACTCGGCTTCTGAGGCTCAGGAAACTTTTGCCCTTCTGAGGCTGGCTGAGTTTATTGATTCCGGAAGGCTTCAGGGCTGCGCACACAGCTTGGCATCCAGGTGGCAGGAGGGGGATTTCTGCTGGGCATGGTAGCCGCCCGGGGCTATCAGGGGCAGTGGGAAGGGCGCTGGGCTGTCGGGAATGCCCTAGTGGCGGTGTGGCCCCGAGTGCATCCCAGCCCGTCTCCCGCCTCCATCTGTGCGACGGGAGGGCGCCGTCACCCCCGTGCTCTCTGCTCCGTCAGTGACTTCTAATCCCAGCCCTCCGGCCCCTGGGCACCTCCTCCGGGCAGTAGGGAGCCGTCACCCTGCAGGGAAGCTCACAGGCCCTCCAGGGGGAAGGAGCGCCCTTCCTCTTGCGCTGGACCGCAGATGCACTTTCTCCTTAGGAGGTCCAGCGGCTGCTGCCCCCCGCTTCCCAGAGGAGAAAACTGCGTCTGGGCGAGGCTGACCGCCCCATCGGGAGGTGCGGCCCTGGCACCCCCGGCCCGAGGCCCAGGGGGCTgcgcctccctctccccacccgccCTGGCCTCCGTTGCTCTCTGCTTGGGGGAGGGCGTGGTGGCCTCTCTGGCCTTTGGGGCTGGGGGTGCCATGGGAAGAGCAGGGCAGGAGTAGCTGAGCGGCAGCCGAGGGAGGGGCAGGTATTGGGGCTGCGCCCAGGCACTCACTCCCCTGCGCTGTGTCCTCTCTTCCAGCGTGCGGCAAGCTGACGGGCATAAGTGACCCCGTGACCATCAAGACCTCCGGCTCGAGGTTTGGGTCCTGGATGACGGACCCTCTGGCCCCAGAAGGTGATAACAGGGTAAGTGCTTCCTTCATTGGCTCTGGGTCTGGGGCCGGGGGGGCTGTGGACGAGCGAAACTTGGTGCCCCCGGGGTGGGGTTCCAGGGACTTTGGGGAGCGGCCCAGGTCCCTTGCCGAGGTCCCTGTACTAAGCCAGAGTCACAGACCCCGGGGCGGGTCCGATGTGAGGATGACCGTGGCGGTGACGGGGCAGGAGGACGCCTGCGAACCCCTCCCCGGGCGTGGCTCTGCCCCTGGGAGCGGAGGGGCTGCCTCTGGGCTGAAACCTTCCCATGCTcacagccctggccctgcccctgctCCGCTCAGGAACAGCATGGTCAGGCCTTCTTGTTTTAATGACTTCTCATTTGTGTTTCATCTGCCATTCCTTTCATGGCTGATGGAAACTCATGTTCTTTTTTGATTTAGGAAAAAagccatgttcttttttttctagacTTTCCCCCCCGGGTAAAAACCTcataaaaggagagagagacgACCGAGCGGCACGTCTGTCTTGatcgggatggggtggggggctgggttcTGTCGTTGGAGTCCCTTTGGGACGTGGGCAGCAgagggctggctggctgggaGGGTGGCGCCTGGCCCACTGGGCCCGGGTAACATCCGTCCGTCACCACAGCGTCCTTTGGGAGCGTTTCAGCGAAGGGAGGTTCCGAATGCCCAGGGTTCTGGCTCTCGGTGGAGGAAAGGAGCCGTGGGCATCCCTGTGCCTTGGTGGTCCACCAGCCTGACCGCTGGCACCCGGAGAGGACCGTCGCAACAGTCCAGGGCCTCTCTTACCCAGCCCCTTGCCTGCAGGACGTTTAgaaaataaacacttaaaaaaaaacctcaactcTTCCTCTGGGCAGATTGAGAAAGGAGCTCAGGCATTTGAGAACCTCCGAGCCTTGTCTGGAGGCTCTTCAGTGGGGAGGGATCTTGAGACTTCTGATCTCTGCTgctcccccaccccattcccaccCTTTAGATGGTGTGATCGCTTCTGTTTAGATCAGGAAGCGGCACACTTTCTCCTTCTGGGGGAGACGCCTGGGGGACCGTGACGGGCTTGCCAGCGATCTGGGCGTCTGTCTTTATCCCACAACCTCCAGTGGGAGGAACTCCCATCTCTCCCCTTCCTTACCCACCCCCCCAGCATGCCAGCAGCCTCTTCCCAGACCTCATCCCCTGGTCTGCAGGCAGAGAGTTCTGGACGGAGGGGGCCGGCTACAGGCTGCAAACCCGGGAAATGACCGGGTCCGGTATCTTGGGGGTGAAGcttgtttgtgttttattttctgaatggTGACAGCTAGCTGGTCCTTGgaagttttctaagaatttaattGGCCAATTAATTACCAATGAAGCATTTAATTGGCCAATTGTTACCCTGACTACTCTTCAGTTTCACCTGCATCCCCCTGGAAAACACCACTTTGGTTCCGAGTTTGGTTAGGAGTATGCTCTTGCCGCAGATGTCAGTGACAGTAACAGTAACGCAGACGTGAAAACAAGATGTTGATGCAGACCCTGAGCACGTGATGTATATATTGAAATACAAGAGGAAGTACTGGTTTCTAGGACGCAGCGACACGTGCGCCCAGCCCTCAGCTGAGCGAACCTGTGCCTGGCCTGGTTTGGTCCCACGGCTGCCCTCCCACCGGAGATCACAGTTGTCTCTGCTGTGTTGATGAGAAAACGCAGGGCCAGGAGGGTcacgtgacttgcccaaggtctcaggaAAGGCTGGCCGGTGGTCTTATTAACCATTTATTAACCACGATGTTCCAGGTTGAATCTCCCGAATCACCCTCCTCTCCATtgccttctccccacctcctgcctgcCCTCTGCCTGCCCCACCACTCACACCCCACTGACCCAGCAGGCCTCTTGGGATCCGTGAGCTGGAACCAATGACCTTGGTGCTGCAGAGGACGAACCCCGGTCTAGAGGATTTCGCCCCATCTGACACCGCAGATGTGCCTCTGGGTCCCCATGTTGATGTCAATTTCCTTTGTTGTAGTGAGCACTCGTCATATTATCTTTTCTCAGAGATCACGTATCAGGGCTCCTGGAATGCCCCGTACCGTGAGGATGTGGGTTCATTTGCAAAGCCGTTGAGGTGGTGATGGATGCTGTTGGACATTAGACATCTCTTTTCTGCTTGATGAGTTGATCACCCTCCAGGAAAGGGGGCCCTGGTGATGGACAGAGTGCAAGCAGGAAGGCGGAAGGGGGGCCTTTGTGGGAGCTGActgcgtggggagggagggagggaggggaccagCTCGCTGGCAGGAGACCCTGGGGGCCTGCTCCAAAGCTTTGGGCAGTCGGCAGTCCTCCCCCAAGCCGTGAGATCAGCACAGCCACCAACTCACAGCCTGCTAAGTGACACGTCCCCAGGTCCTGCCATTGATCTGGAAGGGCGCTGTTTTGTTTGGATCGTTTCCATTCTCCGTCCAATTTTGATCACACGCAGGAGACCAATAACTCgctccaaaaaaaataaatcagtgtcAGCTTCAGTGCAGGAGGCCACAGACGGCGAGGAAAGAGGGGTGTGGCCAACAGCCAGGGTGGGGAATTGCCTTGGGACCCCTGTCCAGGAGCCCTCGAAGGGGCTCTCGGGTCCCCCTGCCTTTGTGCTGAGCTGTTAGAACCAGGTTAGCTCATTCATTAAGCACCGCCTGtgtgcaggcactgtgctgggctccGGTGGTCCTCCACCCGGTCCAGAAGCTTCTGATGGCACCAGAGCTCCGGAAGCCATGCTCTCGTCCCCCCAGGCTGTGTCCCTCCCCCGGGAGACCAAGACGCTGAGGCGCGTACCTCTGACTGTGGACCCTTCTAAGGTCTGGCATCCACCATCCCTCTTACAGCCGTGCTTCCGCTGTAGAAGTCCCAGGCCCGCTCACATCAGACATTGGTAAGGGGACCAGCCAGCCTCTGGCCCCCAGGAAGTTCATGTTCAGAGGGGTGGTCTCACCACTAGAACACATCTCGTTTCCCAAACAGCAGTGAGCTCAGTTTAGTGTTTAAAAGTCCTTCCCTGTCATCTAAACAGTGTCACAGCCATCCAGGTATTTTATTCCCACGGAATCCGTCTTCCTCAAGGTCATATTATCCGAACTGCACGATCACACTGTTTTGTGTGGTCGGGGACGGTCTTGGGGCTGCTGACCTCGCCCCCCTTTCAACCCTCTCTCCCCAGTGaagcctcccacctccccactcaCCTGTTCAGCTAAGGGCTCCCTTTAGAGCATCTTTCCCACCCGCGCTGGCTCCTTGAGGTCAGGTCCTGCCAGGAGGACATGTGACAGATGCCTGCCCCGCCAAAGGGAGGAGAGGACATGGTCACGTTACTAAGCCAGGCCCTTTGGGCagcttccctccccacctccgccCCTCCCGGGTACATCCCTGCATCACGTAAGATGGGGCCAGACTCGACACCatcgccctgccctgccctgccctgccccgagATGGCCCTCTTcactaaaaagcacatgaaaataataGGGACAATTAGGAAAACCCCACGTTCTCCGTAAACTCCACCGTGTGGAACCAAAATGCAGTCAAGATGTGGGAATACCCAGGTTTTCTTACAGGGGAGCTGGTGTTGGGCGTTTTGAGTCCAGTGAGCTGGTAGGCCACATCCACTCAAGGCGTGGCATTTACAAAGAAAGAATCCGGAGGTGgctttgttttatcttttctggCAAAGGGACCCTCGTGGATGGGGGAGCTTGCACACTGGCCTCAGACCTGCCGAGGGGGCTCCTCTCGCCACTCGCCCGGGGggccttccttctgctgacagAAGCACCCGCAGCGGGGGCTCTGAGCCCTGCCGCCCCAAGGGCCCCTTGTTCCCTTGGGCTGCCCTGGCTTCTGTCCCCCGGTGTGTTCTCAGCTCTCCCCCTCCTCAGCCTGGTGCCCCACGGTCCTTCCCGCAGGACGATGGCCACAGGGAGCTGCAGCCTGCATGGAGCGTGGCCCTGAGGTCACCAGCGCCCGGAGGGCAGGGAACGAGTTCCCATCACTTGGAGAACAGGAGGCGCATGGCCACCTGGGCCACCCGAGCCATCCTGGCGGGCGGTGGTGGGTGAAGCGGGCATGGTGGTCAAGCCCAGGAATGAGCGAGTGGAAGGTCGCCGTCCCCTTCTGTCTGTGCCCGTGAACAGAGCCTGCTTTATGGGGTCGGTTGGGCATTTCAGAGGACGGCCTCGGGAGTCTGGGAGGAAGTGGCCCAGCGAAGACAGGCAGTGGGTGTGTCCTGTGCGAGATGCAGTCTGCTTTCTGGTGAACAGACCGTGTGGCCCTGGGCGAGACCCTCATCCCTGGGCCTCTCCGAATTGGGGACTTGGAAGAGGTGGTCTCGGGGACCCTCCTGAACATTAGAATCCCCTGGAAGCTTTAACCAGCCGATGCCCGGCTCTACCCCCAAGGTCTGTGTCATTGTTCTGGGGTGTGAAAGCTCCCAGGGGACCGAGCCAGGTTGAGGACCCTGGTTCCAGGCCTCAGCGGTTCAGATGCAGCGGTTCTGGGCGGCATCCTGGAGGGGATGGGATTCCATCTGAGCCTTGGAACGTGGAGTAGGCGGGGAAGGGCAAGGCATTTGAGGTGAGACCGGAGTGAACTCGTGGGGGTGGGAGGCACTGCCCAAGGTGGGCCCTCATCGCAGGCCCTGGGGGTCCCGTGATATGCTCCTCTTTTGCACAGAGGGGCTCACTGGTGGCTTAAACCCTCCAGGCCGAGAGCTGGTGGTTAACACATTTAGCACCTGTGCTGATTTTCTCTCCCACCCTAAATTGCCTTTTCCAAGTGTTGCCCCCTGTGACCAAATTGCCAGTTTATCGGAGGAAAAGGCAGTTTAAAAATCCTTAGAAATTGGATGCTGACTtcacccagctctgcccacaggAAGGAGGTGCTGATCCCTGGGGGGTCCAGGGATGCATCAACCCAACCGGGTCCCCACCATCAAAGACCCACTCGTGGGGGAGGCAGACAGAGCTGAGATGGGGGGTCAGgagagggggcagaggggggcTGTCACTTGAGCGAAGTCTTGAGAGAAGCAGTGAGCTCCCTGTCTGGGAGGTAGCCAAGAGGAGGTGAGATGTCAGGGCGTCTGCACATCACCCTGCGGACCTCTGACACCTCCCGCCCAGCCCTGCGCTTGCCCCGTTCTAATGCATGACCCTCATCGCTGAGGGCTGCTCTGACAGAGGCTAAGGATAAGGAAAAGCCTCAAATGAGacccagtctttaaaaaaaatgttgttaaaaacaaaaagcacatcTGCCTCTAAACATCTGAATGGATGTCTCAGGAGCAAGGTTacaggtttttggggtttttaaaaaatttttaacacatGCGCGATACCGTGTCTGAAAACTCCCACATCCTTAATCCCTCCTGCAGCCGGCAGAGCCCTTGACGGATAAAGCAGCTGCCTTCTTGCCAGACAGGTGCACTGGGAACGGCATTAGCCCGGCAGATTTTCCTCTGACTACCTGCATTGCTTTCTAATTTGCTCTCATGTTGGTTGAAAATGACTAAAGCGTTTTGTGCAAAGTCTAGACAGCTTTCGAGTCAACGGGCATTTAAGCAGTGATCGGAAAGCTCTTCTTCTTGTGACCCCAAACTTGGGCCTCTACTGGGTTTGTTATCTTGGTTGATTTGAGCAATCAGAGCCTTCTGGAAGCCCGGGTTCCTCAGGGAGAGGCACTTTCCCAGGACTGGGCGTGACAGAGTGATTACACTCGGAGCATCCCAAGTGCCAAATGAATGACGTCCCCCCGCCGGACTGGTGATTCAGTCCGACCTGCTGTGAGGGCCTGGACGAAAGGAGAGGCCTGACGCACGCGCCCCCTGGGGTATCGGGCATCGCCCTTCCTGACGACCTTGATAATGGTCATCCCTGCCGACTGCCCAGTGTTGTGGGCACTTGTCCTCCTGCGGGCCCAGGCGGCTGTGCCCTCTGCCACAGCGTCCTGCCGGAGGGCAGTGTCCCATGCTGCTGGAGGGCCAGCCTTCCCAGATGACCCACAGCCTGGGGGCAGCCCCACCCACTTGGCGGGAACAGCAGAGGGTGGGTGCCAGCCACGCCCCACGGCGGCGCGGCTGCAGGTCCCAGGCTGTCGGTTCCCACACCCACGTGCGTGGtgtcctttctgcaggctggacGCTTCCTCCCCTGGTGGGGAGATAGCCCTGGCCCCTCGTGAGAGGCACCCCTTGGGTTTGGGGGAATGACATGGCCCTGTTTAGTCCATTCTCTCCCGGTCCTTCCAGCTCCTTCTCTGGGTGCCGAATCACTAGATCCCAAGGCCAGGAGGGAATGCCTACCCGGGAGGGGTCCCCCCGCTTCAGCACCACTGACAGGTCCGCTGTGTCCGCAGGTCTGGTACATGGACGGCTACCACAACAACCGCTTTGTCCGCGAGTACAGATCGATGCTGGCCTTCATGACCACGGACAATTTCACGTCCCACCGCCTCCCGCACCCCTGGTCCGGCACAGGGCAGGTGGTCTACAACGGCTCCATCTACTTCAACAAGTTCCAGAGTCACATCGTCATCAGGTTCGACCTAAAGACAGAGACGATTCTCAAGACGCGCAGCCTGGACTATGCCGGCTATAACAACATGTACCACTACGCCTGGGGTGGCCACTCGGACATCGACCTCATGGTGGACGAGAACGGGCTGTGGGCTGTCTATGCCACCAACCAGAACGCCGGCAACATCGTCATCAGCAAGCTGGACCCCGTCTCCCTGCAGGTGCTGCAGACCTGGAACACCAGCTACCCCAAGCGCAGCGCCGGCGAGGCCTTCATCATCTGCGGGACCCTCTACGTCACCAACGGCTACTCGGGGGGCACCAAGGTCCACTACGCCTACCAAACCAACGCCTCTACCTACGAGTACATCGACATCCCCTTCCAGAACAAGTACTCGCACATCTCCATGCTGGATTACAACCCCAAGGACCGCGCCCTGTATGCCTGGAACAACGGGCACCAGATCCTCTACAACGTCACCCTCTTCCACGTCATCCGGTCTGATGAGTTGTAATCCCCTCGGCCTGGAAGCCGAGGGTCCGAGCCCTCACCCACCTGGAAATTCCTGTGGAACAGCTGCCAAGTTAACACTGGTGAGACGAACAAGGCTAATTTGGAAAAATCAGCAGCAGCGTGGACTCCGGCATCACGGGGCGGCGTTGCCCCCGTGTTTCTCCAGCTCCAGCCAGAGGGCGGCCGGTGTGGGAAGAAGCCCCCGTATTTACGGCTGGAACTGCAGCCCAGGGCTCCCCGGTTCCCCCGCCCTGGTCCCCTTTCTGGTCAATATACTCAAGAAGTAAGGCACTGACTGTTGGCCAGTTCTCACCGAGAACAACCCACTGTTAGGCTCGCATGGACTTGTCCGTAGATCATGGTCAGCTCGACGGACCTGAGTGTCGTGTCTCATTGaagcccccccctcccccgggccTTGCTCGGCAGCCGAGGGGGCCGCGTAGGCTAGTGTAACTCGCATCTCATCACCGCTGCCATCCTTGACCACGTGTTGTGTCTTAGATGAACTGTGCTGAGACTCCAAGTAGCCCGTGGACCCGAGTTAGTCCCCGAGAGCGGTGGCCGGCGTGTGTGGCCTGGACAGGCCCAGTGCCACACCGTTCGAATCCGCGTACCCCGTAGATACATCGTGCAATGTCCGTCTGTCGTTTCCTCGAGGTGGTGAATTGTCTGTTTAGTTGATGCCATGAATGTTGTAAATGCAGTTCCGTAGTTTGGATTAGTAAGTGGATGGCTTTTGTttctaaagagaaattaaaaaaacacatcaaTGTTCGCCCTTATAGAGAGATGATCAAGTTCACGTTGATAATCATGAAAggaaatatcctcttcttgttaAATTATCTAAATAGTGTAACCACAGATGAGAAGGGCTCATCTAGAGAAACTTCGGTTTCCAACGGGAAAGAAATGCTCCTGAGGGTAACTGTGCGGAAAGTaccttttttaagtaaaaaagagGGAAACTTTGTACTATCCGGTTATCTAaggaacaataaaaatattaggaGATGTTTTTGCTTCGTTTGTCATTTCAGAAGGTTTTCAAAATGACCGAGACTTCCAGAT
It contains:
- the OLFM1 gene encoding noelin, whose protein sequence is MSVPLLKIGVVLSTMAMITNWMSQTLPSLVGLNTTKLSAASGGTLDRSTGVLPTNPEESWQVYSSAQDSEGRCICTVVAPQQTMCSRDARTKQLRQLLEKVQNMSQSIEVLDRRTQRDLQYVEKMENQMKGLESKFKQVEESHKQHLARQFKAIKAKMDELRPLIPVLEEYKADAKLVLQFKEEVQNLTSVLNELQEEIGAYDYDELQSRVSNLEERLRACMQKLACGKLTGISDPVTIKTSGSRFGSWMTDPLAPEGDNRVWYMDGYHNNRFVREYRSMLAFMTTDNFTSHRLPHPWSGTGQVVYNGSIYFNKFQSHIVIRFDLKTETILKTRSLDYAGYNNMYHYAWGGHSDIDLMVDENGLWAVYATNQNAGNIVISKLDPVSLQVLQTWNTSYPKRSAGEAFIICGTLYVTNGYSGGTKVHYAYQTNASTYEYIDIPFQNKYSHISMLDYNPKDRALYAWNNGHQILYNVTLFHVIRSDEL